A window of the Falco biarmicus isolate bFalBia1 chromosome 10, bFalBia1.pri, whole genome shotgun sequence genome harbors these coding sequences:
- the TM9SF4 gene encoding transmembrane 9 superfamily member 4: protein MAISPAANRAPLPLTSAPTRGSKMAASAAMERLRYTLILLLLLHSTDSFYVPGVAPINFHRNDPVEIKAVKLTSSRTQLPYEYYSLPFCQPTKITYKAENLGEVLRGDRIVNTPFQVSMNVEKKCEVLCNFPNKPVTLTVEQSKLIAERIREDYYVHLIADNLPVATRLEFYSNREEEEKKKEKDVQFEHGYRLGFMDGNKFYLHNHLSFILYYHREDVEENQEPTYRVVRFEVIPQSIKLEDLKADEKSMCTLPEATGSAPQEVDPSKENQLLFTYSVHWEESDIKWASRWDTYLTMSDVQIHWFSIINSVVVVFFLSGILSMIIIRTLRKDIANYNKEDDIEDTMEESGWKLVHGDVFRPPQYPMILSSLLGSGIQLFCMILIVIFVAMLGMLSPSSRGALMTTACFLFMFMGVFGGFFAGRLYRTLKGHRWKKGAFCTATLYPGVVFGICFILNCFIWGKHSSGAVPFPTMVALLCMWFGISLPLVYLGYYFGFRKQPYDNPVRTNQIPRQIPEQRWYMNKFVGILMAGILPFGAMFIELFFIFSAIWENQFYYLFGFLFLVFIILVVSCSQISIVMVYFQLCAEDYRWWWRTFLVSGGSAFYVLIYAIFYFVNKLDIVEFIPSLLYFGYTALMVLSFWLLTGTIGFYAAYMFVRKIYAAVKID, encoded by the exons GAAAGGCTAAGGTATACACTCATCTTGCTGTTGCTGCTACACAGCACAGACTCTTTCTATGTACCTGGTGTGGCTCCTATCAACTTTCATCGCAATGATCCTGTAGAAATAAAG GCTGTGAAGCTCACCAGCTCACGAACCCAGCTACCGTACGAGTACTACTCATTGCCCTTCTGCCAACCCACCAAGATAACATACAAGGCTGAGAATCTTG gtGAGGTTCTTCGGGGGGACCGAATTGTAAATACCCCTTTCCAGGTTTCCATGAATGTGGAGAAGAAATGTGAGGTTCTGTGCAACTTTCCCAATAAGCCAGTGACTCTGACGGTGGAGCAGAGCAAGCTGATCGCTGAGAGGATCAGGGAAGATTATTATGTCCATCT catTGCTGATAACCTCCCTGTGGCAACACGGCTGGAGTTTTATTCCAATcgtgaggaagaggagaagaagaaggagaaggatgTGCAGTTTGAGCATGGATACAGGCTTGGATTTATGGACGGTAACAAG TTCTACCTGCACAACCACCTCTCCTTCATCCTTTACTACCACAGAGAGGATGTGGAAGAGAACCAGGAGCCCACCTACAGGGTTGTGCGTTTTGAAGTGATTCCCCAAAGTATTAAACTGGAAG ACTTGAAGGCCGATGAGAAGAGTATGTGCACCCTGCCTGAAGCTACGGGTTCTGCCCCTCAGGAAGTAGATCCTTCTAAAGAGAACCAGTTGCTCTTCACCTACTCTGTCCACTGGGAG gAAAGTGACATTAAATGGGCTTCCCGCTGGGACACCTACCTGACCATGAGCGATGTGCAGATTCATTGGTTTTCTATCATTAACTCGGTTGTGGTcgtctttttcctttcag GTATTCTCAGCATGATCATCATCCGGACGCTCCGGAAGGACATTGCCAACTACAACAAGGAAGATGACATT GAAGATACCATGGAGGAATCCGGTTGGAAACTTGTGCATGGAGATGTCTTCAGGCCTCCACAGTATCCTATGATCCTCAGCTCTCTCCTGGGTTCTGGAATTCAGCTCTTCTGTATGATCCTGATTGTCATCT TTGTTGCTATGCTGGGGATGCTGTCACCTTCTAGCCGGGGTGCACTGATGACTACCGCCTGCTTTCTCTTCATGTTCATGGG GGTTTTCGGTGGATTCTTTGCTGGCCGCTTATATCGGACTCTGAAAGGACATCGATGGAAGAAGGGAGCCTTTTGT ACAGCTACCCTGTATCCGGGTGTCGTCTTTGGTATCTGCTTCATCCTGAACTGTTTCATCTGGGGGAAACACTCCTCTGGGGCG GTGCCTTTCCCGACCATGGTGGCCTTGCTCTGCATGTGGTTTGGGATCTCCTTGCCCTTGGTCTACCTGGGTTACTACTTTGGATTTCGCAAACAGCCGTATGACAATCCTGTACGGACAAATCAGATCCCCAGGCAGATCCCGGAGCAGAGGTGGTATATGAATAAATTTGTTGG GATTCTCATGGCTGGTATTCTGCCTTTTGGAGCTATGTTCATTGAactgttcttcattttcagt GCAATCTGGGAGAACCAGTTCTATTACCTTTTTGGCTTCCTCTTCCTGGTGTTTATAATCCTGGTGGTATCGTGCTCCCAAATCAGCATTGTCATGGTGTACTTCCAGCTTTGTGCTGAG GATTACCGCTGGTGGTGGAGGACCTTCTTGGTGTCTGGAGGATCTGCCTTCTACGTGCTGATCTATGCCATCTTCTACTTCGTAAACAAG CTGGATATTGTTGAGTTCATTCCCTCCTTGCTATACTTTGGCTACACTGCCCTTATGGTCTTGTCCTTCTGGCTCCTCACTGGCACCATTGGCTTCTATGCAGCCTACATGTTTGTCCGGAAGATCTATGCCGCAGTGAAAATAGACTGA